The sequence CAGAAGTCTCGTGCAAGCGCGTGGCTGTACTCTCCGCGGCGGAGCGTCAGAGATCTGGACTCGGCACGCTCGGCGCTCGGGCTCCCGACCCCTGCCGATGCGAAGCAGATCGAAGAATCGGTTCAACGCGCGGAGCAGGCGCGAGCACGAACACGTGCGATAGTCACAGAACTCGAGGCACTCGTGCAGGCTGCAGAGCCGCAGACGCAGAGTGTTGTCGAAGCGCGGCTCAGCGAAGCACGCTCGGCACTTCTGGAAGCGGAGCGGGCGCTCGCCGCCGCCCGGACCGCCGCGGACCCGGATACAGACCGCGCGAACGCCCAGGCCGCGCACCGGGCTGCAGACGCGGCGGAGCTGCAACGTGACAACGCCGAGGATGCGATGCGAGGCGCCCGCGAGGCGGTCCAAAATGCTCCGAACGCGCCCTGATCAGCCGACGATGTTCGCCGGCGGCGGGGTGCCGTCGGTGATCTGCTGCCGTGTGATCGGGCCGTCGTCGGTGACCGCGGGATCTCCGTCTGGTGAAGCGCAGCTGTAGAGCCACATGTCGTCCTGCACCCGCGCCTGCAGGTGCACCGGCCGGCCCCAGATCGCGCACAGGTTCTGGAGCACGGGCATGGCCGCGGCGATGTCGACCTCCAGCCCGTTCCACTTGTTGGCCAGATACAACTCGCCGCGGTTGCCGTAGTTCGCGTCGGCTACATACATCATCGGCTGGCCCATGTTGGTCAGCTTGTAGAGCAGCGTTTGTTTGACGCGGCCGAAGTCGCGGCTGACAATCTTGACCTCACCCGTCCGCGGGTCTCGACCCGTTTGGTACATTTTGTGCTTGTCGACAAACTCGGGGGTGAGGAACTCGTCGATGAAGTTGACATCGTTGTAGATCGTTCGGATCTGGAAGATCTTGTCGCGGCAGGCCATGCTGCCGTCGTCGTGGGCTTTCTTGGCGCCGAGGTCGTCGAGCCGGTCGTAGGCGTGGCCGTGCTGGCCGCGGTCCCAGCGTCGCTCGATGTCTTTGAACAGCTCGACGCCGATCTTGTACGGGTTGAAGCCGCCGGGGGCCATGTGCACCACGCCCGAGTGCTGGTCGGCGTAGTGGATGATCTCCGACGACTCCAGGAAGTGGTTGGTCATCAGCTTGCTGTGCCAATAGGTCGCCCAGCCCTCGTTCATGACCTTGGTCTGCGCCTGCGGCGCGTAGTAGTACGCTTCGCTGCGG is a genomic window of Planctomycetota bacterium containing:
- a CDS encoding SpoVR family protein, encoding RYPHWKWGAEYDRMSKRDAYGLGRIYEMVINNDPCYAYLQESNSVTDQKLVMAHVYGHADFFKHNVWFSKTDRKMMDTMANHATRVRRHIENHGHARVERFIDRCLSIEHLIDPHSVFVKREGTSNDQSPFEPSRMPAKDYMDPFVNPQSEIDAQKAAHEAKSEADKSRFPSEPTKDVLLFLIRNAKLEDWQADILGIIRSEAYYYAPQAQTKVMNEGWATYWHSKLMTNHFLESSEIIHYADQHSGVVHMAPGGFNPYKIGVELFKDIERRWDRGQHGHAYDRLDDLGAKKAHDDGSMACRDKIFQIRTIYNDVNFIDEFLTPEFVDKHKMYQTGRDPRTGEVKIVSRDFGRVKQTLLYKLTNMGQPMMYVADANYGNRGELYLANKWNGLEVDIAAAMPVLQNLCAIWGRPVHLQARVQDDMWLYSCASPDGDPAVTDDGPITRQQITDGTPPPANIVG